AGGCTGGTTAAAGGTATTTTTTTAAGAGCGGGTTGAGTGCTGCCCTGGTCCTGGCCGGCCAGAGCTTTTTATCCGTCAGGATTGCGTTCTGGAGCGCATGGTGGCAGGAGCAGCCGGATTCGGTCGGGATCTGCGGCAGCACGCGCTGAACGATTTCCTTCGCCTGCGTGGCGTTTCGTTGCAGATTCGCAATCACCATCTCGACGGTCACGTGCGCTTCGTCCACCTTCCAGCAGTCGTAATCCGTCACCATGGCCATCGTCGCGTAGGCGATCTCCGCTTCGCGCGCACACTTGGCCTCGCCCAGGTTGGTCATGCCGATCACGTCGTAACCGAGGTTGTGGTTGGTCATTGATTCCGATCGTGTGCTGAATGCCGGGCCCTCCATGTTCACGTAGGTGCCGCCGTCGTGGACCTTTGCCCCCACCGCGCGGCAGGTTTGCAGGAGCAACTGCCGCAATTCCTCGCAGATCGGGTCGGCAAAGGCGATGTGCGCCACGATGCCGCGCCCAAAGAAAGTGTGCTCCGGCGATTTCTTCGTGCGGTCCATGAACTGGTTCGGCAGCACGATGTCGCACGGCTGATAACGGGCCTGCAGCGACCCGACCGCGCTGACGCTGATGATCCAGGCGACGCCGAGCTTTTTCATCGCCCAGATGTTGGCGCGATGGTTGAGTTCGCCGGGGAGAATGCGGTGCCCGCGACCGTGACGCGGCAGAAACGCAACCTGGCGTCCCGCGAGCTGGCCGGTCAGAAAACTGTCGGACGGCTGGCCGAACGGCGTTTTGACCTTCACCCATTTCTGTTTGGTGAAACCTTCGATGTGATACAATCCGCTGCCGCCGATGATGCCGATTCGATGTAAAGTCATGATTCCGGGTGATGCGTTTATCTTGTGAGCAATAGTGTCCCGAGGGCCGCCGGGTTCGTAATTCAATAAAGTAACAAACCCGCGTACCCGATTGCTGCGGGCAAATCAACGTCAATCAACGGTCGCCGTCCAGTTTTAAAGCATGCGGTGTTCGTTTTGTGGACACCCGATCGCGGCGATCAGGCGGCAAAAAATTCACGATGACGAGAGACCGGAAAAGATGCGGGCGGACAATCATCAGGTGTTCACCCCACTTCTGAGCCGGTTCGCAGCGTGTTAACGTCAGGTGCCGCAGAGAACCGGTGAAACGGGTTTGAACAAAGAACTACGAATCCTGATCCTGGAAGATGTCGCCACGGACGTGGTGATCATCAATCGTGAATTGCGCAAAAGCGGCCTCGCCTTCCGCTCCATTCGAATTGAGACGCGGGAGGATTTTTTGCGGGAGCTTCAGGATGACACTCCTGACCTGATTTTTTCCGACCACGGTCTTCCGAAGTTCAACGGATTTGCCGCCCTGGCTTTGGCCCAGGAAAAGTGCCCGGGTATCCCGTTTATTTTCGTCACGGGTTCGGAGCGGGAAGAAACGGCGGTTGAAACATTCAAAAAGGGTGCCACGGACTTTGTCCTCAAGGCACGGTTGTCGGATCTGGGCCCCGCCGTGCAGCGGGCCTTGCAACTCGTGGAGGAACGGGCCCGCCGGCGCGAGGCGGAACGGGCGTTGCAAAAGAGTGAGGAACGCTTCCAGCAACTCGTCGAGCTGTGCCCCGACGCGCTTTTTGTACAAAGCGATGACTGCATCGTGTTCGCCAATTCGGCCACCGCCCGGTTGCTGGGCGCGGCCAGTGTCGAACAGCTCATCGGCAAGCCGATGAAGGAATTCGTCCACCCGGAATGTTGGGAGACGCTGCAACAACGCCTGCGCGAGTTGAGGGAGGAGGGTACCACCCTGTTCTGGAAGTCCGCGCAAGGCCGCGTGCAGCAGCTGGAAGGAGAAGAGCCCGTCGTTCCGTTCTACGACGAAAAATTTGTGCGTCTGGATGGCCGGGTGGTGGACGTGGAGGTGGCCGCCGCTCCTTTGACCTTTGAAAACCGTCCGTCCGTGCAGATCATCGCCAGAGACATTGCCCAGCGTAAGCGCGCCGCGGAGTAACAAAGTCGAGTTGGTAAGGCCGGTGTCCGTCGATCCAGAGAGGGGTGATTCCATTCTGTCGAACCGCCTGAGCGTCTTTAGGGGAAGGTGCGCAAAGGCCGCCTGGAGTGGCTCAGTCCCCGCGTGACTCTGGCGGCGGCCTCGCAAACGATGTCCAACATTCCGGCCGCTGTTGAAGCCTGTCCATTCGTCTGGCAAAAACGCTGCCATGAAGGGCGCAGGAATGAGGTCCTGTGTCCTGCCGTATTAACGGCATCGGAAAACCGATTTCTTCAAAAATGGATCGTCAAGGATTGTCACGGGTTGCATTCTGAAAACTCGAATTGCCCAGACCAATCATTATGCAAACAAGTCGTTTTCTGACGTCCAGTCCGAGCGCGCAAATTTCGTGTCTCATCACCGGCACATTGATGTGCGCGGTCGCGGGCCGCATTGGCGTCGCACACGGCGCTTCCACGAACTTGCTGGGATTCACGGCGGAGTCTGCTGTGGAACAGCGGGCTCTCGAAAAACAATTCGACGCCCTGCTCGATCCCGCGGATCAACGCGCTTGGCTCGAACGCATGTCGGCGGAACCGAACCATGTGGGTTCGCCTCACAACAAGGCCAACGCCGAATTCATGCTTGAAAAACTTCGCGAGTGGGGCTGGGACGCCCGGATCGAAACGTTTTACGTCCTTTTTCCCACGCCCAAAAAAGTCGCGCTGGAACTGGTCGCCCCGACGCAATTCACCGCGCGGCTCCACGAACCCGCAGTAGATGGCGATCGTACTTCGGACAGGACACAGAATGCCCTGCCACCTTACCACGCGTATGGGGCCGACGGTGATGTCACCGGCGAACTGGTCTATGTGAATCAGGGCATGCCGGACGATTACAAGGAACTCGACCGTCACGGCGTCAGCGTGAAGGGCCGGATTGTGATCGCGCGTTATGGCGGTGGCTGGCGCGGCCTTAAGCCCAAGCTTGCCTACGAGCACGGCGCCGTCGGCTGCATTATTTATTCGGATCCGCGTGACGATGGTTACTCCGTGGGCGACGTCTATCCCCGGGGCGGCTACCGTCCACCCGAAGGCGTCCAACGGGGTTCTGTGCAGGATTTGCCGGTTTATCCGGGCGATCCTCTGACGCCGGGTATCGGTGCGACAAAAGACGCCAGACGCTTGTCCATTCCGGACGCGAAGACGGTGCTCAAAATTCCGGTGCTGCCGGTTTCGTACGCCGACGCGCAACCGTTGCTCGCGGCTCTCGACGGCCCGGTGGCGCCGACCGGCTGGCGCGGCGCCCTGCCGATCACTTACCATATTGGTCCGGGTCCGGCCAGGGTGCATCTTGTTGTTGCATCGGACTGGAGCGAAACGCCGATTTACAATGTGGTCGCTACCCTTCGCGGAAGAGAGCAACCGGACGAGTGGGTGATTCGCGGCAATCACCATGACGGTTGGGTGTTTGGAGCCTGGGACCCGCTGGCGGCCAACGTGGTGTTGATGGCCGAGGCCAAAGCCATCGGCGCCCTCGTCCGGAACGGATGGAAACCGAAGCGCACGCTGATTTACGCGAGTTGGGACGGCGAAGAACCCGGCTTGCTCGGCTCCACGGAATGGGTCGAGACCCATGCCGACGAGTTGCACCGCAAGGCGGTGTTGTACGTAAACTCTGATACCAACGGGCGCGGCTTTCTCAGGGCGGGCGGCAGCCATTCGTTGCAGGCGCTCGTCAACCAGGTCGCCGCCGAAGTGCGCGATCCTCAAACCGGCGCAACCGTGTTCGAGCGTCTCCGGGCAAGGGTTATGGTGGACGGCAACGAGAAGGGCGCGGAAGAAGAGAACAAAAAAATCGCCCGGCGGGTCTCCTCCGGCGCGGCCCCGCCCATCAGTGCCCTCGGCTCCGGATCCGATTACACTCCTTTTTTGCAGCACCTCGGCATCGCCTCGCTGGATATCCGGTACGGCGGCGAAGACAACGACAGTGGTATTTATCACTCGGCGTACGATTCATTCGATCATTTTCTGCGGTTCGGCGATCCCGGGTTTGCCTACGGCGTCGCCCTCGCCGAAACCATCGGCCGCGTCGTGTTGCGCACGGCGGACGCCGACGTGCTGCCCATGCGCTTCGGCGATTTTGCCGACACGGTGGGGCAATACGTGGAGGAACTGCACAAACTCGCGGATGACATGCGCGAGCGCACCGAACAGCAACACCGTTTGCTCGATCAACACGCCTTCACGCTCGCTGCGGATCCGACGGAAACCTGTTTGCCGCCCGCACGCGAATCGAGCGTGCCGTACATTAATTTCGCGCCTCTCGACAACGCGCTGTCGAAGCTCAGGCGAAGCGCCAAAGCCTGCGATGAAGCCTGCGCGAAGGCGGCTGATTTCGATTTCAAATCGGGCGAGCCGAAACTCGCGCGCTTGAACGGGCTGCTCCAGGGCCTGGAACAAAGGCTTGTTTATTCGCCGGGCCTGCCCGGTCGTGAATGGTACAGGCACATGATCTACGCGCCGGGACTGCACACGGGTTACGGCGTAAAGACACTGCCAGGTGTGCGCGAGGCCATCGAACAGCGCCGCTGGCCGGAGGTGGACCATTACATGATCATCATCGCCGGAGCGCTCAACGCGTACAGTGACCGGCTGGATGAGGTCACATCCACGCAACACTGAGCCCGCATGGTGTCGTAAGGGCGCGACTTTGCTATGCCCAACCAATGCGAGCTTTAAGCGCCCGCCGGAGGCACCTGCGGGGAATCCGTTCCAGCCCGGAGACAACGTAACAATACCACCGACGATTGCACAGTTGGTGTCCACGCCGCCGCACACAGGTGCGGCAGCGGCAACAGCCTTGCGCTGGTTGTGGAGATGTTTCGCCACAGACCAGCGATTCACGTCACGCCACACGCAAGGCGATACGACAAGCTCGCGCGGTTCAAACGTTGCCGATGGCTGTTCGAAGCGATTCCGGGGACTTTCTTCTTGTCGCCAGGCATCGGAAAGTTACGATTCGGTCATTCCGTAGAAGAGAGAACCTTCATGAGCTCTCGATTCGTAGCATTTGGCGACCCTTCCAAAGTCCATGAAACACACTACAATTAACCCTTTCTCGCGTGCCATGACGCGGCGTCAGTTTGTTGGCCGAACGCTGGCGGCCGGGATCATCAGCGCCGCGCCGGCCTTTTTGCGCGGGCAAAATCTCAACAGCAAATTGAACATCGCGTTCATCGCCGCTGGCGGACGCGCGAACGCGAGCCTGGGCGAACTCACGATTGTGCCGGGACGCAGTGCGGGCGGCGGCAAGAAGGGCAGGTCAGCTGATCCACACGCAGGGCCGCATCCCGACGAGAATGTCACGGTGCTCTGCGACGTGAACCAACTCGCGCTGGACTCCGCGTCGCAGCGTTACCCACGGGCCAAACAATTCACGGACCTTCGGCGCGTGTTCGATCAGCCGAACGACTTCGACGCCGTCGTGGTCTCCACGGCCGAGCACACGCATGCATTCGCCACCTACCTCGCACTGACACATGGCAAGCACGTCTATTGCGAGAAGCCGCTCGCTTACAATATTTGGGAAACCCGCCTCATCCGCGAGACCGCCGCAAAATATCCGAAGCTGTCCACTCAAATGGGCAACCAGGGACACGCCTCGCCTGACCGGCGGAAGATCAAAGAAATTCTCAACGCCGGCGTCATCGGGCCAGTGCATGAAGTCCACGTTTGGGCGGACCGCGCCTGGGGATTGCAGGATGCGGCCTCCGCCGAGAAGTTCGACAAACCGCACGGATTCTACAACGGCATTCAGATTGTGGATCGGTTCAAAGAGGAAATGCCGGTCCCGCCAACCATGAAGTGGGACCTGTGGCTCGGGCCCGCGCCGGAACGGCCGTATCATGCGACCTATTTTCCCGGGCCGCGGTGGTATCGTTGGTGGGATTTCGGCAACGGCACAATGAGCGATCTCGGCAGTCACGACAACGACGTGCCCTTTACCGTGCTGGATCTGTGGCGTCCGGATGGAAAGGGTGGGAAGGTGTTGGCGCCGCTTTCGGTTGAATCCGTATCACCCAACGTCCCGAAGCCGCATCGTGAACTGGCACCAGCGACGCTC
This DNA window, taken from Candidatus Angelobacter sp., encodes the following:
- a CDS encoding PAS domain S-box protein, whose protein sequence is MNKELRILILEDVATDVVIINRELRKSGLAFRSIRIETREDFLRELQDDTPDLIFSDHGLPKFNGFAALALAQEKCPGIPFIFVTGSEREETAVETFKKGATDFVLKARLSDLGPAVQRALQLVEERARRREAERALQKSEERFQQLVELCPDALFVQSDDCIVFANSATARLLGAASVEQLIGKPMKEFVHPECWETLQQRLRELREEGTTLFWKSAQGRVQQLEGEEPVVPFYDEKFVRLDGRVVDVEVAAAPLTFENRPSVQIIARDIAQRKRAAE
- a CDS encoding Gfo/Idh/MocA family oxidoreductase, translating into MTRRQFVGRTLAAGIISAAPAFLRGQNLNSKLNIAFIAAGGRANASLGELTIVPGRSAGGGKKGRSADPHAGPHPDENVTVLCDVNQLALDSASQRYPRAKQFTDLRRVFDQPNDFDAVVVSTAEHTHAFATYLALTHGKHVYCEKPLAYNIWETRLIRETAAKYPKLSTQMGNQGHASPDRRKIKEILNAGVIGPVHEVHVWADRAWGLQDAASAEKFDKPHGFYNGIQIVDRFKEEMPVPPTMKWDLWLGPAPERPYHATYFPGPRWYRWWDFGNGTMSDLGSHDNDVPFTVLDLWRPDGKGGKVLAPLSVESVSPNVPKPHRELAPATLMATFQFAAAGAQPALKLVWHQGDSKPPGWVPAWGGRSCVFIGEKGMLLGNGKLLPEEKFKDFQMPPETLPRSPGHWVEWVNCAKGNGPVPGSNFQYSGWTTECNHLGNVAYRTGKKIEWDYQNLRATNAANAAPFIKRPEYRKGWDDILKA
- the mtnP gene encoding S-methyl-5'-thioadenosine phosphorylase, whose amino-acid sequence is MTLHRIGIIGGSGLYHIEGFTKQKWVKVKTPFGQPSDSFLTGQLAGRQVAFLPRHGRGHRILPGELNHRANIWAMKKLGVAWIISVSAVGSLQARYQPCDIVLPNQFMDRTKKSPEHTFFGRGIVAHIAFADPICEELRQLLLQTCRAVGAKVHDGGTYVNMEGPAFSTRSESMTNHNLGYDVIGMTNLGEAKCAREAEIAYATMAMVTDYDCWKVDEAHVTVEMVIANLQRNATQAKEIVQRVLPQIPTESGCSCHHALQNAILTDKKLWPARTRAALNPLLKKYL
- a CDS encoding M28 family metallopeptidase yields the protein MQTSRFLTSSPSAQISCLITGTLMCAVAGRIGVAHGASTNLLGFTAESAVEQRALEKQFDALLDPADQRAWLERMSAEPNHVGSPHNKANAEFMLEKLREWGWDARIETFYVLFPTPKKVALELVAPTQFTARLHEPAVDGDRTSDRTQNALPPYHAYGADGDVTGELVYVNQGMPDDYKELDRHGVSVKGRIVIARYGGGWRGLKPKLAYEHGAVGCIIYSDPRDDGYSVGDVYPRGGYRPPEGVQRGSVQDLPVYPGDPLTPGIGATKDARRLSIPDAKTVLKIPVLPVSYADAQPLLAALDGPVAPTGWRGALPITYHIGPGPARVHLVVASDWSETPIYNVVATLRGREQPDEWVIRGNHHDGWVFGAWDPLAANVVLMAEAKAIGALVRNGWKPKRTLIYASWDGEEPGLLGSTEWVETHADELHRKAVLYVNSDTNGRGFLRAGGSHSLQALVNQVAAEVRDPQTGATVFERLRARVMVDGNEKGAEEENKKIARRVSSGAAPPISALGSGSDYTPFLQHLGIASLDIRYGGEDNDSGIYHSAYDSFDHFLRFGDPGFAYGVALAETIGRVVLRTADADVLPMRFGDFADTVGQYVEELHKLADDMRERTEQQHRLLDQHAFTLAADPTETCLPPARESSVPYINFAPLDNALSKLRRSAKACDEACAKAADFDFKSGEPKLARLNGLLQGLEQRLVYSPGLPGREWYRHMIYAPGLHTGYGVKTLPGVREAIEQRRWPEVDHYMIIIAGALNAYSDRLDEVTSTQH